A single window of Nicotiana sylvestris chromosome 3, ASM39365v2, whole genome shotgun sequence DNA harbors:
- the LOC104215652 gene encoding uncharacterized protein — protein sequence MGGKSSPTMFCLVLAFLLYASALQLMATEDVKSTELNVLQLPVSKDLDAEKADEFVQLAATRYGPFNFGRPRKLGCLYTRCCQTDSDCIGASCGPRCVTDSWPCSHGMCIP from the exons ATGGGTGGAAAGAGTTCTCCAACGATGTTTTGTTTGGTTCTAGCCTTCTTACTTTATGCATCTG CTTTACAACTTATGGCAACTGAGGATGTCAAGTCGACTGAGTTGAATGTTTTACAACTTCCGGTATCAAAAGACCTTGACGCCGAAAAAGCTGATGAATTTGTTCAACTGGCTGCGACTCGTTATG GACCCTTCAACTTTGGTCGTCCTAGAAAACTTGGATGTTTGTACACTAGGTGTTGTCAAACTGACAGCGACTGTATTGGTGCAAGTTGTGGCCCCAGGTGTGTCACGGATTCCTGGCCTTGTTCCCATGGCATGTGTATTCCTTAA